A single window of Corvus hawaiiensis isolate bCorHaw1 chromosome 22, bCorHaw1.pri.cur, whole genome shotgun sequence DNA harbors:
- the SLC35E2B gene encoding solute carrier family 35 member E2B, with translation MSAVTSAPTPEAPSPTPLKEKPKGKSLFQLGSLFANRSEKFVIARSDSLPEENVLKITITETTVIESDLGIWNSHALIYLTLWFFFSFCTLFLNKYILSLLEGEPSMLGAVQMLSTTFIGCIKMFVPCCLYQHKTRISYPPNFIMIMLFVGLMRFATVVLGLVSLKNVAVSFAETVKSSAPIFTVIMSRMILGEYTGLLVNLSLIPVMGGLALCTATEISFNILGFSAALSTNIMDCLQNVFSKKLLSGDKYRFSAPELQFYTSAAAVVMLIPAWIFFMDVPVIGKSGRSFSYNQDIVFLLLIDGVLFHLQSVTAYALMGKISPVTFSVASTVKHALSIWLSIIVFGNKITSLSAVGTVLVTVGVLLYNKAKQHQQETLHSLAMAPQPPPGPTEDTEPLIPKDLEPYD, from the exons ATGTCGGCTGTGACAAGTGCCCCAACACCGGAGGCCCCGAGTCCAACCCCGCTGAAGGAGAAGCCAAAGGGAAAATCCCTGTTCCAGCTGGGCTCACTCTTTGCTAACAGGAGTGAGAAGTTTGTGATTGCTCGTAGTGACAGCTTGCCAGAGGAGAATGTCCTGAAAATCACAATCACAGAGACCACGGTCATTGAGTCCGACCTGGGCATCTGGAATTCCCACGCTCTCATCTACCTCactttgtggtttttcttcagcttttgcaCTCTGTTCCTTAACAAATACATTCTGTCCTTGCTGGAGGGAGAGCCCAGCATGCTAG GTGCTGTTCAAATGCTTTCAACCACCTTCATTGGCTGCATCAAAATGTTTGTCCCGTGCTGTCTGTACCAGCACAAAACCCGCATCTCCTACCCCCCTAACTTCATCATGATAATGCTCTTTGTTGGATTAATGAG ATTTGCAACAGTGGTCCTGGGCCTGGTCAGCTTGAAGAATGTGGCAGTTTCATTTGCAGAAACTGTGAAAAGCTCTGCTCCTATTTTCACTGTCATCATGTCTCGGATGATATTGGGGGAATACACTG GGTTGCTGGTGAATCTCTCCCTGATCCCTGTGATGGGAGGGCTGGCTCTGTGCACAGCCACTGAAATCAGCTTCAACATCCTGGGCTTCTCAGCAGCTCTCTCCACCAACATCATGGACtg tttgcAAAACGTCTTTTCCAAAAAACTGCTCAGTGgagataaatacagattttc AGCCCCAGAGCTTCAGTTCTAcacaagtgctgctgctgtggttaTGCTTATTCCAGCTTGGATATTTTTCATG GATGTGCCTGTGATTGGGAAAAGTGGGAGGAGCTTCAGCTACAACCAGGATATTGTCTTTCTCCTCCTGATAGATGGAGTCCTGTTCCACCTGCAGAGTGTCACAGCCTATGCCTTGATGGGGAAAATTTCTCCTGTGACTTTCAG CGTTGCCAGCACTGTCAAACACGCCCTGTCCATCTGGCTCAGCATCATCGTGTTTGGGAACAAGATCACCAGCCTGTCAGCTGTTGGCACTGTCCTGGTCACCGTGGGGGTCCTGCTCTACAACAAAGCcaagcagcaccagcaggagaccctgcacagcctggccaTGGCCCCACAGCCCCCGCCAGGGCCCACCGAGGACACCGAGCCGCTGATCCCCAAGGATTTGGAACCCTATGATTAA
- the LOC125337042 gene encoding uncharacterized protein LOC125337042 — MDGSGAAAPAGPNLPNLTPRHRQLIPTPCGPIKPCSELSFPVKIYFCVTILSLLSVIGLTIETLVRQTEEDFTISFIQLVGVVFCVYYVTRGILQENRQELIVFVLSILLVMLRSIINFTVLPAEQKPKLLARFVLILLVGSFDVICAIILIQSQSMMAFRVGGALESLQAQYFMLNLCFSMLTFDLQAQLCLCILLISLHEVTLLHNIISATGVVWGCLKVTVGIIAILKELKPLVWVFLIQNVPEVVYLIYLLYTVIREWGKGNSYTLEAAFITGSCISVTIKSVLFWALVHVYRSFGQGLRERMFSSYGRIDS; from the exons ATGGACGGCAG CggcgccgcggccccggcggggccgAACCTGCCCAACCTCACCCCGCGGCACCGGCAGCTCATCCCCACGCCCTGCGGCCCC ATAAAACCATGCTCAGAGCTCTCATTCCCTGTGAAGATCTACTTCTGTGTCACTATTTTGTCCCTGCTGAGTGTCATAGGGCTGACCATAGAGACACTGGTCCGCCAGACTGAGGAGGATTTCACCATTTCCTTTATTCAGCTGGTTGGAGTTG tgTTCTGTGTGTATTATGTGACCAGGGGCATCCTGCAGGAGAACCGCCAGGAGCTCATTGTCTTCGTGCTCTCCATCCTGCTCGTGATGCTCCGCTCCATCATCAACTTCACCGTGCTCCCTGCTGAGCAGAAGCCAAAACTCCTG gCCCGTTTCGTGctgatcctgctggtgggcTCCTTCGATGTGATCTGTGCCATCATCCTCATCCAGAGCCAGTCCATGATGGCATTCCGGGTGGGGGGTGCCCTGGAGAGCCTCCAGGCCCAGTACTTCATGCTCAACCTCTGCTTTTCCATGCTCACTTTTGATCTGCAGGCACAG ctgtgcctgtgcatCCTCCTGATCAGCCTGCACGAGGTCACCCTGCTGCACAACATCATCTCAGCCACGGGCGTCGTGTGGGGCTGCCTGAAGGTCACCGTGGGCATCATTGCA ATTTTAAAAGAGCTGAAGCCTCTGGTGTGGGTTTTTCTGATTCAGAATGTACCTGAGGTGGTTTATCTCATCTACCTGCTCTACACG GTGATAAGGGAGTGGGGCAAAGGCAATTCTTACACCCTGGAAGCTGCTTTCATCACTGGCTCCTGCATTTCTGTCACAATAAAATCTGTTCTGTTCTGGGCTCTGGTTCACGTCTACCGCAGCTTcgggcaggggctgagggagagaA TGTTTTCTTCCTATGGAAGGATCGACTCCTGA